From one Gracilibacillus salinarum genomic stretch:
- a CDS encoding DUF2487 family protein: protein MKWTSADLETFYQSKEFIDTLCIPLIPVELANSSEARKLANQKTSLQIISDELERNYTGRIMLSPAYTYLRGTDFQTECDRVNQWTSHLSDGHFQHIFLLSYDVNWKRYERELAGSFVWITAPMIEDFKSEQAQKAISDQTDQLSELIESYWK from the coding sequence ATGAAATGGACTAGTGCAGATTTAGAAACTTTTTATCAATCTAAAGAATTTATTGATACATTATGTATCCCTTTAATTCCAGTTGAGTTAGCTAATTCATCCGAGGCACGTAAATTAGCTAATCAAAAAACATCATTACAAATCATATCTGATGAATTAGAACGAAATTATACGGGCAGAATAATGTTAAGTCCCGCTTATACATATTTACGGGGAACAGATTTTCAAACTGAATGTGATCGTGTAAATCAGTGGACAAGCCATCTTTCTGATGGTCACTTCCAACATATTTTTCTATTATCGTATGATGTAAATTGGAAGCGATATGAAAGAGAACTTGCAGGCAGTTTTGTCTGGATAACTGCTCCTATGATAGAAGATTTTAAGTCAGAACAAGCTCAAAAAGCGATTTCTGATCAGACAGATCAGCTAAGTGAATTAATTGAAAGTTATTGGAAATAA
- a CDS encoding ReoY family proteolytic degradation factor, which produces METSIKVEDKKSFIQWFLGNFQLKKRESVWILNYLLNHDQLLEHVHFVLEARFCPRAMIISTHCSKEIAFRFYKKHIVTTDADKSFHDIRLHAQEPIYIQLNFKDSKQSIPYMKVLEDNPFIPDDYFLTKSDKRMADEWLQHSLYEYKKEMLLQQINEALDEKNQELFVYYSEQLKKLETSYIIKSE; this is translated from the coding sequence TTGGAAACGTCAATTAAAGTAGAGGATAAGAAATCTTTTATTCAGTGGTTTCTCGGCAATTTTCAACTCAAAAAAAGAGAAAGTGTCTGGATTCTTAATTATTTGTTAAACCATGACCAATTGCTGGAACATGTACATTTTGTATTGGAAGCTAGGTTTTGTCCGCGAGCGATGATCATTTCCACGCATTGCTCCAAAGAAATTGCGTTTCGATTTTACAAAAAGCATATCGTGACTACAGATGCTGATAAATCATTTCATGACATTCGGTTGCATGCACAAGAGCCAATTTATATCCAGCTCAATTTCAAAGATTCGAAGCAGAGTATTCCTTACATGAAAGTGTTAGAAGATAATCCATTCATTCCGGATGATTATTTCCTGACCAAAAGTGATAAAAGAATGGCGGATGAATGGCTACAACATTCATTATATGAGTACAAAAAAGAAATGTTACTGCAACAAATCAATGAAGCTTTAGATGAAAAGAATCAGGAGCTTTTTGTGTATTATTCAGAGCAATTGAAAAAATTAGAAACCTCCTATATTATTAAGAGTGAGTAG
- a CDS encoding tetratricopeptide repeat protein, with the protein MNNTIEQAIEMIQAGEVAEALTLLNETAASADADTKIDICQIFIELGNHDLAKNLLENMLLTDDNNSEAKLLLADIMIDDEQDESAIELLNEVEENDTNYLQALVQLADLYQAQGLFEVAEQKLLAAKTIAPEEPIIDFALGELLFSSGEYHKSTIYYEKLKRTTDEFAGVNIASRLAEAYALNGEFEESLEYYQTIESDDPETLFRYGFLAFKSERYEIAIQIWEQLLEKELEYPSVYLYLTKAYEEEGLLDEAYQTANQGVDMDPFNKEMWFHAGRITLKSGDNQKAFEMVKKAISLDNEYQEALLFLVESYKKQEMFAEITELLTAEVDIEQLDGIFGWELAKAYYEEEAYKQALNAYQNAYNKMKGDIDFLKNYGYFLVEEGRIHSAIEVFEAYLSIDPSDFDIGQYVERLKEQSDDTLF; encoded by the coding sequence TTGAATAATACGATAGAACAAGCAATAGAAATGATTCAAGCAGGTGAAGTTGCTGAAGCGTTGACGTTACTCAATGAAACAGCTGCTTCTGCTGATGCAGATACAAAAATAGATATATGCCAAATTTTCATTGAACTAGGAAATCACGATCTTGCTAAAAACCTATTAGAAAATATGCTGCTGACGGATGACAACAACAGTGAAGCAAAACTTCTATTAGCCGATATTATGATCGATGATGAACAGGATGAATCAGCTATTGAATTATTAAATGAAGTAGAAGAAAATGACACAAATTATTTGCAAGCCTTAGTTCAGTTAGCTGATCTTTATCAGGCACAGGGGCTTTTTGAAGTTGCAGAACAAAAACTGTTAGCAGCGAAAACTATCGCACCAGAAGAACCAATCATCGATTTTGCCTTAGGCGAATTACTTTTTTCTTCAGGCGAATACCATAAATCAACGATATACTACGAAAAATTAAAACGAACAACCGATGAATTTGCAGGTGTTAATATTGCCAGCCGTTTAGCAGAAGCCTATGCCTTAAATGGAGAATTTGAAGAATCACTGGAATATTACCAGACGATAGAATCAGATGATCCTGAAACCTTGTTCCGATACGGCTTTCTTGCATTTAAATCAGAACGTTATGAAATAGCTATTCAAATTTGGGAGCAGCTGTTAGAAAAGGAATTAGAATACCCATCTGTATACCTGTACCTTACGAAAGCATATGAAGAAGAAGGACTGCTAGATGAAGCATATCAGACAGCAAATCAAGGTGTAGATATGGATCCGTTTAATAAAGAAATGTGGTTTCACGCTGGAAGAATCACTTTAAAATCAGGTGATAATCAAAAAGCATTTGAGATGGTCAAAAAAGCAATATCATTAGATAATGAATACCAAGAAGCATTATTGTTTTTAGTTGAGTCATATAAAAAGCAGGAAATGTTTGCTGAAATTACTGAACTGTTGACCGCTGAAGTTGATATCGAACAATTAGATGGTATATTTGGCTGGGAGCTTGCGAAAGCCTATTATGAAGAAGAAGCGTATAAACAGGCATTAAATGCTTACCAGAATGCATACAATAAAATGAAAGGAGATATTGATTTCCTTAAAAATTATGGCTATTTCCTTGTGGAAGAAGGGAGGATTCACTCCGCTATCGAAGTGTTCGAAGCATATTTATCAATCGATCCTTCAGATTTCGATATCGGTCAATATGTAGAGCGTTTGAAAGAACAAAGTGATGATACTCTCTTTTAG
- the aroA gene encoding 3-phosphoshikimate 1-carboxyvinyltransferase, with translation MSHKVLAFQNQKLSGKIRVPGDKSISHRAVMFGALAEGKTTITNFLVGEDCLSTIGAFQSMGVAIQREQHTVRIESAGFEGLKEPVEPINLGNSGTTARLLMGILAGLPHHYTLYGDASLSKRPMDRIADPLREMGAKIDGRNNGRLLPMSVRGGGLSPITFYPAVKSAQVKSGVLLAGLLTDGETIVVEETKTRDHTENMLKAFGADLTVEGNKVTVRGNQTLRGCEIEVPGDISSAAFFLVAAAIAPDSEITIENVGLNPTRTGIIDVLELMGVSISVKEKKNIGGEPIGDITVHSSEPKAAVIEGDIIPRIIDEIPIIALLATQAKGQTVIKDAEELRFKETDRIDSVVKTLTKLGASITPTTDGMVIEGGTSLNGGVTESFGDHRIGMMIAIASLLIDDKVELHDDECINISYPTFFEDLHKLLNEGQ, from the coding sequence TTGTCTCATAAAGTGTTAGCTTTTCAAAATCAGAAATTGTCTGGAAAAATTCGCGTACCTGGTGACAAATCTATATCACATCGCGCGGTAATGTTTGGTGCATTAGCTGAAGGGAAAACGACCATCACCAACTTCCTGGTAGGGGAAGATTGTCTGTCAACTATAGGTGCATTCCAATCGATGGGCGTAGCTATTCAACGTGAGCAACATACAGTTAGGATTGAATCGGCTGGATTTGAAGGACTAAAAGAACCGGTAGAACCGATTAATCTCGGTAATTCCGGTACTACTGCCCGCTTACTGATGGGCATTCTAGCTGGGTTACCTCATCACTATACACTATATGGTGATGCTTCCCTATCTAAGAGACCAATGGATCGTATAGCTGACCCACTACGTGAGATGGGAGCAAAAATTGATGGGCGTAACAATGGTCGTTTATTACCGATGTCGGTCCGTGGTGGCGGTTTAAGTCCTATTACGTTTTATCCTGCTGTCAAAAGCGCTCAAGTAAAATCAGGTGTTTTACTTGCAGGACTCCTGACAGATGGAGAAACAATCGTTGTAGAGGAAACCAAAACAAGAGATCATACAGAAAATATGTTAAAAGCATTTGGTGCTGATTTAACAGTAGAAGGAAATAAGGTCACTGTCCGAGGTAATCAAACGTTAAGAGGTTGCGAAATTGAAGTACCAGGCGATATATCTTCAGCTGCCTTCTTCTTAGTTGCAGCAGCAATTGCGCCTGACAGTGAAATTACGATAGAAAATGTCGGATTGAACCCGACAAGAACTGGTATAATTGATGTATTAGAACTGATGGGTGTTTCAATTAGCGTGAAAGAGAAGAAGAATATAGGTGGTGAACCAATCGGTGATATCACAGTTCACTCTTCAGAGCCAAAAGCAGCTGTTATTGAAGGAGATATCATTCCACGTATTATTGATGAAATTCCAATCATTGCCCTGTTAGCAACCCAGGCAAAAGGGCAAACGGTTATAAAAGATGCGGAAGAATTGCGTTTTAAAGAAACAGATCGAATTGATTCTGTGGTTAAGACGTTAACGAAATTAGGTGCGTCTATTACCCCGACCACTGATGGGATGGTAATCGAAGGTGGCACATCCTTAAATGGTGGTGTAACAGAATCATTTGGCGACCATCGAATTGGTATGATGATTGCAATCGCCTCCTTACTAATAGATGATAAAGTAGAATTACACGACGACGAATGCATTAACATCTCCTATCCAACCTTCTTTGAGGACTTACACAAGCTATTAAATGAAGGTCAATAA
- a CDS encoding prephenate dehydrogenase — protein sequence MKQTVLIAGLGLIGGSLALNLKETEGLTLLGYDTNQTTLEYAKMNKMLDDVFDDFKEAVVQADICIFAAPVSVTVDLIHQLNQLSFDHHIIMTDVGSVKGPIMEAANQIESENISFIGGHPMAGSHKRGVQAAKKHLFENAIYVLSPTESSTDQDLDVLQALLAPTKCKFLILEPEEHDEMTSVISHFPHLIASSLVHQAKNWQKTHPYIPKLAAGGFRDITRIASSNPLMWRDIFFQNRSKMSRLLGDWIEEMKELKNLIDNGEKTQIQNYLEQARDYRDGLDSRKQGALLSYYDIYVDIFDQPGALLKVIELLAKHDISINNIEILEIREGITGVLRLSFQNKNDQELSQAILTKNQYDTVIEE from the coding sequence GTGAAACAAACGGTTTTAATTGCGGGCCTGGGTCTTATCGGAGGCTCGCTCGCTTTAAATTTAAAAGAAACGGAAGGTCTAACATTGTTAGGCTATGATACAAATCAAACCACATTAGAGTATGCCAAAATGAATAAAATGCTAGATGATGTGTTTGACGATTTTAAAGAGGCGGTTGTCCAGGCAGATATTTGTATATTTGCAGCACCTGTTTCAGTGACTGTTGATCTCATTCACCAATTAAATCAGTTATCATTCGATCATCACATCATTATGACCGATGTCGGGTCTGTTAAAGGACCAATAATGGAAGCAGCAAATCAAATTGAATCTGAAAACATTTCATTTATTGGCGGACATCCCATGGCCGGTTCTCATAAAAGAGGTGTCCAGGCGGCCAAAAAGCATTTATTTGAGAACGCCATTTACGTACTTTCTCCAACAGAAAGCAGTACTGATCAGGATCTTGATGTGCTACAAGCATTATTGGCACCGACAAAATGTAAATTTTTAATTCTGGAACCCGAAGAACATGATGAGATGACAAGTGTTATTTCTCATTTTCCCCACTTAATTGCATCTTCACTCGTTCACCAGGCAAAAAATTGGCAAAAAACGCATCCGTATATTCCTAAGCTTGCCGCTGGTGGTTTTCGTGATATTACCAGAATTGCCTCGAGCAATCCGTTAATGTGGAGAGATATATTTTTTCAAAATCGTTCAAAGATGAGCCGGTTACTCGGTGACTGGATTGAAGAAATGAAAGAATTAAAAAACTTGATTGATAATGGTGAAAAAACACAAATTCAGAACTATCTCGAACAGGCAAGAGATTATCGCGATGGGTTAGACAGCAGAAAGCAAGGTGCCTTACTTTCATACTATGATATATATGTAGATATTTTTGATCAACCAGGTGCATTGCTAAAGGTAATTGAGTTGTTGGCCAAGCATGATATTAGTATTAATAATATTGAAATCCTTGAAATTAGAGAAGGAATTACTGGTGTTCTGAGATTAAGCTTCCAAAATAAAAATGATCAGGAGCTTAGTCAGGCAATTCTAACAAAAAATCAATATGATACGGTTATTGAAGAATAG
- the hisC gene encoding histidinol-phosphate transaminase — protein sequence MQAKQVFKQMTPYTPGKQIEDVKKEYGLTKITKLASNENPFGYSPNVKELIPTIIDHLEIYPDGYATELRTSLAGKLQVNEKQLTFGCGSDEVVDLICRSYLEPGTNTVMATPTFPQYKHNAVIQGADIVEVPLVDGYHDLDRMLSKIDSQTKVVWLCSPNNPTGSLINREQLVTFLTNCPTDVMVVLDEAYYEYIESDNNPNSINLLDDYPNLVILRTFSKAYGLANLRVGYGVSSEEIATNLNITRGPFNTTSVSQIAARCALEDETFLVHTYEENLRNKHSFMKACSNLNLSYYDSEANFLFVKLPSSGDALFEYLLTKGFIVRSGEALGHPNGVRITIGSSEQMEELEQHLKEFLATL from the coding sequence GTGCAAGCAAAACAAGTATTTAAACAAATGACACCTTACACACCTGGAAAACAAATCGAGGATGTAAAAAAAGAATATGGTTTAACCAAGATAACAAAACTAGCTTCTAATGAGAACCCCTTTGGCTATTCGCCAAACGTAAAAGAACTAATACCTACCATTATTGATCATTTAGAAATTTACCCTGATGGTTATGCTACAGAACTTCGAACATCCTTGGCCGGCAAATTGCAAGTTAATGAAAAGCAACTTACATTCGGCTGCGGCTCTGATGAAGTAGTTGATTTGATTTGTCGAAGCTATTTAGAACCTGGTACCAATACAGTTATGGCTACACCGACTTTTCCTCAATATAAGCATAATGCAGTAATTCAAGGAGCAGATATTGTGGAAGTACCGTTAGTAGATGGTTACCATGATTTAGATAGGATGCTCTCGAAAATAGATAGTCAAACAAAAGTAGTCTGGTTATGTTCACCAAACAATCCAACAGGTTCATTAATTAATCGCGAGCAATTAGTAACATTCTTAACTAATTGTCCAACAGATGTAATGGTTGTATTGGATGAGGCATACTATGAATATATTGAATCAGACAACAATCCAAACAGCATCAATCTTCTAGACGATTATCCAAACTTAGTAATTTTACGTACCTTTTCAAAGGCGTACGGATTAGCAAACCTTCGCGTTGGCTATGGTGTCTCTTCTGAAGAAATTGCAACAAATCTCAATATTACCAGAGGCCCGTTTAATACAACATCTGTTTCGCAAATTGCAGCTCGTTGTGCATTAGAAGATGAAACATTTCTAGTTCATACATATGAAGAAAATTTACGAAACAAACACTCATTTATGAAAGCTTGTTCTAATTTGAACTTGAGTTACTATGACTCTGAGGCGAATTTTCTTTTTGTGAAATTACCATCATCAGGGGATGCACTGTTTGAATATTTATTAACAAAAGGTTTTATCGTACGTTCAGGTGAGGCATTAGGCCATCCAAACGGTGTTCGTATTACAATCGGTTCTTCGGAACAAATGGAAGAATTAGAACAGCACTTGAAAGAATTTTTAGCAACATTATAA
- the aroH gene encoding chorismate mutase: MIRGIRGAVTVEHNDADEIIQSTKQLIEEMASQNEIDPETIAQVLISVTTDLNATFPAKALRLLEGWKYVPVMCMPEIEVPGSLPKCIRVMMTVNTNKAQQEVEHVYLNDAVKLRPDLVESNHTKERR; this comes from the coding sequence ATGATAAGAGGAATACGAGGAGCCGTAACGGTAGAGCATAATGACGCAGATGAAATAATTCAATCTACGAAACAATTGATTGAAGAAATGGCCTCCCAAAATGAGATAGATCCTGAAACCATTGCACAGGTTTTAATCTCTGTAACAACGGATCTAAATGCAACTTTTCCTGCTAAAGCACTAAGGCTTTTAGAAGGTTGGAAATATGTACCTGTCATGTGCATGCCTGAAATTGAAGTTCCAGGCAGTTTGCCAAAATGTATTCGTGTAATGATGACAGTGAATACAAATAAGGCGCAGCAAGAAGTAGAACATGTTTATTTGAACGATGCTGTAAAATTAAGACCAGACCTTGTAGAGAGCAATCATACAAAAGAAAGGAGATAA
- the aroB gene encoding 3-dehydroquinate synthase → MHKQTIKTSTNQYDVVVGKDIINHIDQYLPRKYKNILVITDAEVHSLYADKVVRHLSAVTKVHVSVVPAGESSKSINQYYQLLTDAINYQLDRKSLIIALGGGMIGDLAGFVASTYMRGIDFIQVPTTILAHDSSVGGKVAINHPEGKNLIGSFYPPQAVLYDIDTLHSLPEKEIRSGYAEVVKHGFISNEDYLSDILKIDLTKALQPQILSDHIQKGIAVKASIVEQDEKESNIRKFLNFGHTLGHAIESELGYGRITHGEAVAIGMLFAIRVSEDKLASNLPFNELFQWLSSNNYPLTLPPLSVDDLINRMKKDKKSENAQVQMVLLKEIGNPIAMNVDDGELTGLLEKFLRELGS, encoded by the coding sequence ATGCATAAACAGACGATCAAAACGAGTACTAATCAATATGATGTGGTAGTTGGTAAAGATATTATTAATCATATTGATCAATACTTGCCTCGAAAGTATAAAAATATTCTAGTGATAACAGACGCAGAAGTCCATTCCTTATATGCAGATAAAGTGGTTCGCCACTTATCTGCTGTTACTAAGGTCCATGTCAGTGTGGTCCCTGCAGGAGAGTCTTCTAAGAGTATTAACCAATACTATCAGTTATTGACAGATGCCATTAATTATCAACTGGATCGCAAGTCATTAATAATAGCATTAGGTGGCGGAATGATTGGTGATTTGGCAGGGTTTGTAGCATCAACATACATGCGTGGTATCGACTTTATTCAAGTTCCTACTACTATTCTAGCCCATGATAGCAGTGTTGGTGGAAAAGTGGCGATTAATCATCCTGAAGGAAAGAATTTAATTGGCAGCTTCTATCCGCCACAAGCTGTACTGTATGATATTGATACACTGCATTCGCTACCTGAAAAAGAAATACGATCTGGTTATGCAGAAGTTGTGAAACATGGTTTTATCAGTAATGAGGATTATTTGTCCGATATTCTGAAAATTGATTTAACCAAAGCACTCCAGCCACAGATATTGTCTGATCATATTCAGAAAGGTATCGCTGTAAAGGCGAGCATTGTGGAACAAGACGAGAAAGAATCAAATATTCGGAAGTTTTTGAATTTCGGTCATACGCTGGGACACGCTATTGAATCAGAGTTAGGATATGGGCGAATTACCCATGGAGAGGCTGTTGCAATTGGCATGCTATTTGCAATTAGAGTGAGCGAAGATAAACTGGCTAGTAATCTACCTTTTAATGAGTTGTTCCAATGGCTGTCTAGCAATAACTATCCACTTACTTTACCGCCTCTGTCAGTGGATGATTTGATTAATCGAATGAAGAAAGATAAAAAATCAGAAAATGCCCAAGTACAAATGGTCCTATTGAAAGAAATCGGCAACCCGATAGCTATGAACGTGGATGATGGAGAATTGACAGGGCTACTGGAAAAATTCTTGAGAGAGTTGGGTTCGTGA
- the aroC gene encoding chorismate synthase produces the protein MRYLTAGESHGKQQTTIIEGLPARMPLTQDDINHSLLRRQKGHGRGKRMQIEKDLVDIVGGVRHGYTLGSPIALVVHNDDFKHWIDVMGEDPVEEDQKIRRVVTRARPGHADLNGALKYGHRDMRNILERSSARETTARVAAGAVAKTLLKHLDIEIVGYVKEIAGIKAAEKPELSIKEKIKISEESPVRCLDETVGKQMMDAIDIAKKEGDSIGGVCEVSIEGLPAGLGSYVHYDRKLDGRIAGAVQSINAFKGVEFGIGFEAARKNGSDVHDEILWSEERGFYRRTNRLGGFEGGMTTGMPVIVKGVMKPIPTLYKPLQSVDIESKEPFNASIERSDSCAVPAAAVVMEHVVAFEVAKAILEQFPNDQFPKLKEAIDQYREEIRCF, from the coding sequence ATGCGTTATTTAACAGCAGGTGAATCACATGGTAAGCAGCAAACTACAATTATAGAAGGTTTACCGGCACGGATGCCATTGACACAAGATGATATAAATCACTCTCTACTTCGCCGTCAGAAAGGGCATGGAAGAGGGAAGCGAATGCAGATAGAGAAAGATTTAGTAGATATTGTTGGAGGAGTGCGCCACGGCTACACGCTAGGCTCACCAATTGCTCTAGTAGTGCATAATGATGATTTTAAGCATTGGATCGATGTAATGGGTGAAGATCCTGTAGAAGAGGACCAAAAGATTCGCCGCGTAGTAACTAGGGCGCGTCCTGGTCATGCTGATTTGAATGGTGCATTAAAATACGGCCATCGTGATATGCGTAATATACTGGAGCGTTCATCAGCACGTGAGACAACTGCACGTGTTGCTGCTGGTGCAGTAGCTAAAACATTGTTAAAACACTTGGATATTGAAATTGTCGGCTATGTGAAAGAAATCGCCGGTATCAAAGCAGCTGAAAAGCCTGAATTATCCATAAAAGAAAAGATTAAAATTTCTGAAGAATCGCCAGTTCGTTGCTTAGATGAAACAGTCGGCAAGCAAATGATGGATGCAATCGATATTGCGAAGAAAGAAGGAGATTCTATCGGTGGTGTTTGTGAAGTGTCGATAGAAGGACTTCCGGCTGGACTTGGTTCCTATGTCCATTATGATCGTAAGCTTGATGGGCGTATAGCTGGTGCTGTACAAAGCATTAATGCATTCAAAGGGGTAGAATTTGGAATAGGTTTTGAAGCAGCTCGTAAAAACGGAAGTGACGTTCATGATGAAATATTATGGTCTGAAGAACGAGGTTTCTACAGAAGAACCAATCGTCTTGGCGGTTTTGAAGGTGGTATGACTACAGGAATGCCAGTAATTGTCAAAGGTGTGATGAAACCAATTCCGACCTTATATAAACCATTGCAAAGTGTCGATATTGAATCAAAAGAACCTTTCAATGCAAGTATTGAGCGATCTGATTCTTGTGCTGTACCTGCTGCTGCAGTTGTTATGGAGCATGTCGTAGCATTCGAAGTTGCTAAAGCAATATTAGAACAGTTCCCAAATGATCAGTTCCCTAAATTAAAAGAAGCGATTGATCAATACCGTGAGGAAATCAGGTGCTTCTAA
- a CDS encoding CheR family methyltransferase has translation MSDYQAFTSQVYKKTGLDLSLYKEAQMKRRLTSLRNKLGFHSFHDFFQVINTDQQVMNEFLDKVTINVSEFFRNPSRWEVLEKQIFPALSKKKNGIRIWSAACSTGEEPYTLAIIANQFWQASDIEIIATDIDQNVLARAKQGIYKERALQEVPPDMKKQYFHQEGDTYKIDEKLKETIRFQQHNLLADTYPAQVDLIVCRNVLIYFTEEAKRTVYQQFSRALAKDGIFFVGSTEQIFSPDQYGLEVFDTFFYKKNN, from the coding sequence ATGTCAGATTATCAAGCCTTTACTAGTCAAGTTTACAAAAAAACAGGCCTTGATTTATCTTTATACAAAGAAGCTCAAATGAAAAGGCGATTAACATCTTTGCGTAATAAGTTAGGATTCCATTCATTTCATGACTTTTTTCAAGTGATCAATACTGATCAGCAAGTAATGAATGAGTTTCTTGATAAAGTGACGATCAATGTTTCCGAATTTTTTCGAAATCCTTCTCGATGGGAAGTGTTGGAGAAACAAATCTTTCCTGCGCTTTCCAAAAAGAAGAATGGCATTAGAATTTGGAGTGCTGCTTGTTCTACAGGCGAAGAACCTTATACACTAGCGATAATCGCCAATCAATTCTGGCAAGCATCTGACATTGAGATCATTGCAACAGATATTGATCAGAATGTTCTGGCAAGAGCTAAACAAGGTATTTATAAGGAAAGAGCGTTACAAGAAGTACCGCCCGATATGAAAAAGCAATATTTTCATCAAGAAGGGGATACATATAAGATCGATGAAAAATTAAAGGAAACCATACGTTTCCAACAACATAATCTATTAGCAGATACGTATCCAGCTCAAGTCGATCTCATCGTATGTCGCAACGTATTGATCTACTTTACTGAAGAGGCAAAGCGTACAGTTTATCAACAATTTAGTCGTGCGCTGGCAAAGGATGGAATCTTTTTTGTTGGAAGTACAGAGCAAATTTTTTCACCAGATCAATATGGATTAGAAGTATTCGACACTTTTTTTTACAAAAAAAATAATTGA
- the ndk gene encoding nucleoside-diphosphate kinase — protein sequence MEKTFLMIKPDAVQRNLIGEIVKRFEQKGFKLLAAKLMTIPEATAKNHYAEHKDKPFFGDLVSFITSGPVFAMVWQGENVIETSRTMMGKTNPQAAAVGTIRGDFGMVTHRNIIHGSDSLESAEREIQLFFAPEEIQNYTKDIDNWLS from the coding sequence ATGGAAAAAACGTTTTTGATGATAAAACCAGATGCAGTACAACGAAATCTAATTGGTGAAATTGTAAAAAGATTTGAACAAAAAGGATTTAAACTACTAGCAGCTAAGCTTATGACAATTCCAGAAGCTACAGCAAAGAACCATTATGCAGAGCATAAAGATAAACCATTCTTTGGAGATTTAGTATCTTTCATCACTTCAGGACCAGTATTTGCAATGGTCTGGCAAGGAGAGAATGTTATCGAAACTTCTAGAACAATGATGGGGAAAACAAATCCTCAAGCAGCTGCTGTCGGGACGATCCGCGGTGATTTTGGTATGGTGACACATCGAAATATCATTCATGGTTCTGATTCGTTAGAAAGTGCAGAGCGGGAAATACAGTTATTTTTTGCCCCTGAAGAAATTCAGAATTATACGAAAGATATAGATAACTGGTTGTCATAA
- the hepT gene encoding heptaprenyl diphosphate synthase component II, giving the protein MKLAKTYAFIKKDLSEIEDALEKTVYADQPVLHEASIQLLKAGGKRLRPVFVVLASKFGEYNLNHIKNVASSLELIHMASLVHDDVIDDSNMRRGKPTVKANWDNQVAMLTGDYIFAKALQQFTDIDKPRAHQILAKTMMELTVGEIEQIKDKYNLQQDLRTYLRRIKRKTALLISSSCQLGAIVANTDDHTEKALFRYGYYMGMSYQIIDDILDFTASEKELGKPAGSDLIQGNITLPVLYALENNYIKKDLEKAFENRQEVNPERMRPIIEQIAKSDAISQARTVSDLYLRKAYDSLELLPANQAKDALAKIANYIGNRKL; this is encoded by the coding sequence ATGAAGCTTGCAAAGACATATGCATTTATCAAAAAAGATTTATCCGAAATTGAAGATGCGCTTGAAAAAACGGTTTACGCAGATCAGCCTGTTCTGCATGAAGCCTCTATTCAATTATTGAAAGCTGGCGGTAAGCGATTAAGGCCGGTATTTGTAGTATTAGCCTCTAAATTCGGAGAATACAATCTGAATCATATAAAGAATGTAGCTAGTTCACTAGAGTTAATTCACATGGCTTCGCTGGTGCATGATGATGTGATTGACGATTCCAATATGAGAAGAGGAAAACCGACTGTAAAAGCAAATTGGGATAATCAAGTTGCGATGCTAACAGGTGATTACATATTTGCTAAAGCTCTCCAGCAATTTACTGATATTGATAAGCCCAGGGCACATCAAATTTTAGCAAAAACAATGATGGAGCTTACCGTTGGCGAGATTGAACAAATTAAAGACAAATATAACCTTCAACAAGATTTACGAACATACTTACGAAGAATCAAACGTAAAACAGCACTGTTAATATCATCAAGTTGTCAGTTAGGAGCCATTGTGGCAAATACAGATGATCATACAGAGAAAGCTTTATTCCGTTACGGATATTACATGGGCATGTCATATCAAATCATTGATGATATATTGGATTTTACAGCATCAGAGAAGGAACTGGGTAAACCTGCAGGCAGTGACTTGATTCAAGGAAATATAACGTTGCCAGTTCTGTATGCATTAGAGAATAATTACATAAAAAAGGATTTAGAAAAAGCTTTCGAAAACAGGCAGGAAGTAAATCCGGAACGAATGCGTCCAATTATTGAGCAGATTGCAAAATCAGACGCGATTTCACAAGCAAGAACTGTAAGTGATCTCTATCTTAGAAAAGCGTATGATTCTTTAGAATTATTACCAGCCAATCAGGCTAAAGATGCGTTAGCTAAAATTGCAAATTATATAGGCAACAGAAAATTATAA